The Terriglobia bacterium genome has a window encoding:
- a CDS encoding LLM class flavin-dependent oxidoreductase, translating into MRYGYWLPVFGGWLRNVEDEGMEPTWEYNSRLARRSEEIGFDLTLIAELNLNDIKGIHAPALDAWSTAAALAAVTRRLELMVAVRPTFHLPALLAKQAANIDRISGGRLSLNVVSSWWADEARQYGVHFEQHDDRYARTAEWLQVLNGVWSRDHFSFTGKYYRVEDTVLQPKPVSRPRPTLYAGGESEAAKELIAGECDAYVMHGDPPERIAHKIADLSSRRMRMNLPRMKFGVAAYAIVRDTEEEARQELRRITDVKQSAAGYGNYQEWLAGTQLEQKVSLEDYSVSNRGLRSGLVGTAEQVRMRIAEFEAAGVDLLLLQFSPQLEEMERFAETVISRGSSLSHERATLDNTWQASMGS; encoded by the coding sequence ATGCGTTACGGATATTGGCTTCCAGTGTTTGGCGGTTGGCTGCGGAACGTCGAGGACGAGGGGATGGAACCGACGTGGGAGTACAACAGCCGGCTGGCGAGGCGCAGCGAGGAGATCGGGTTCGACCTCACCTTGATCGCTGAACTGAATCTGAATGATATTAAGGGGATTCACGCTCCTGCCCTCGACGCCTGGTCGACGGCGGCCGCGCTGGCCGCGGTGACCCGGAGGCTGGAATTGATGGTCGCGGTCCGCCCCACTTTCCATCTGCCCGCGCTGCTGGCCAAGCAGGCGGCAAACATCGACCGCATCAGCGGCGGCCGCCTTTCACTCAATGTGGTCTCTTCATGGTGGGCGGATGAAGCGAGACAGTACGGGGTTCACTTTGAGCAGCATGATGATCGCTATGCGCGAACCGCGGAGTGGCTTCAAGTGTTGAACGGCGTATGGAGCCGTGACCATTTTTCATTCACGGGCAAATACTATCGGGTCGAGGACACGGTGTTGCAGCCCAAGCCCGTTTCACGCCCACGCCCCACCCTCTATGCGGGCGGCGAGTCTGAAGCCGCAAAGGAGCTGATCGCCGGGGAGTGCGATGCCTACGTCATGCACGGGGATCCCCCGGAGCGGATCGCACACAAGATCGCCGACCTTTCGTCGCGCCGCATGCGAATGAATTTGCCTCGTATGAAGTTCGGGGTGGCCGCCTATGCCATCGTGCGGGATACGGAAGAGGAAGCGCGGCAGGAACTGCGTCGGATCACTGACGTGAAGCAGAGTGCTGCCGGGTATGGGAACTACCAAGAGTGGCTGGCAGGGACCCAACTGGAGCAGAAGGTTTCTTTGGAGGATTATTCGGTGTCGAACCGGGGCCTGCGGTCGGGTTTGGTGGGGACGGCCGAGCAAGTCCGGATGAGAATCGCGGAGTTCGAGGCAGCGGGCGTGGATCTGTTGCTGCTGCAATTCAGCCCGCAACTGGAAGAGATGGAACGCTTCGCCGAGACCGTCATTTCTCGTGGAAGTTCCTTAAGCCATGAGAGGGCGACCCTTGATAACACATGGCAGGCAAGCATGGGGAGCTAA
- a CDS encoding SDR family oxidoreductase yields the protein MASTFRDHLLKGKVAFVTGGGSGINLRIAERFAEHGAKVALLGRTRDKLDQASASIKAQGGIASGYAADVRDYPALESALKKARDDFGEIDILLCGAAGNFPALSLGMSSNGFKSVIDIDLLGTFNTCRAAYEHLRKPGASIVSISATHAFIPVAMQSHVCAAKAGVDMLTRTLAIEWGKAGVRVNSIAPGPIADTEGMRRLSPTEEIKQKLSRTIPLQRFGTKDEIADLALFLCSDAAAYITGAVYVCDGGQSLLGSGGFMSALAQR from the coding sequence ATGGCCAGTACTTTTCGAGATCATCTACTGAAAGGCAAGGTGGCATTTGTAACCGGCGGAGGCAGCGGCATCAACCTCCGCATTGCGGAACGATTTGCGGAACACGGCGCCAAGGTCGCCCTGCTGGGACGTACCCGGGACAAACTCGATCAGGCTTCTGCCTCCATTAAAGCCCAGGGAGGAATCGCGTCGGGGTATGCCGCCGACGTGCGCGATTACCCGGCCCTCGAATCCGCGCTGAAAAAAGCCCGTGACGACTTTGGCGAAATTGATATCCTGCTCTGTGGCGCGGCGGGGAATTTTCCTGCCCTGTCCCTCGGCATGTCTTCCAACGGCTTCAAATCGGTGATTGACATCGACCTGCTTGGAACATTCAACACCTGCCGCGCCGCGTATGAGCATTTGAGGAAACCCGGCGCCTCGATCGTCAGCATTTCCGCCACCCATGCGTTCATTCCTGTTGCCATGCAATCGCATGTCTGCGCCGCCAAGGCGGGAGTGGACATGCTGACCCGGACGCTGGCGATTGAGTGGGGAAAAGCGGGGGTGCGCGTCAACTCGATCGCCCCGGGACCCATTGCCGATACCGAAGGGATGCGCCGGTTGAGTCCCACGGAAGAAATCAAACAGAAGCTCAGTCGAACGATCCCCCTTCAGCGCTTTGGAACCAAAGACGAAATTGCCGATCTGGCCTTGTTTCTGTGCTCCGACGCTGCCGCTTACATCACCGGGGCCGTGTACGTTTGTGATGGAGGCCAATCCTTGCTGGGATCCGGGGGGTTTATGTCGGCACTGGCTCAGAGGTAG
- a CDS encoding alpha-2-macroglobulin, whose amino-acid sequence MKPFTTFVLLFALTLGLISLYAQTPDYEKLKSDAESSYAEGSYARAYERYVQASASYLSSSQKRWVDFRLADTLWRSQAATQTADTTKLDQARHQLEVLVRDIQRPEDRDLVWAEVQESLGDFWWTRPNLSDWGQAWPHYQQALDWWAGSADIETARNRYLKLVWKMTRPSLVGRYYSYGNYGLNVPLDVLENALKIAKTADDKAQAHYLLAMTLRSQAADTNQRRRIPEEFEGAIQAGRSNDWYDDALFQYAQWLENNGRVAVDEEGQERNEPDYVRALELYRRLVSEYQKGESRYFEPATQQIKSITNPSVGVFVSNFFLPGSEIQFNLNWRNVKTIEFKLYKVDLTRDVEMVSGQWVRGWIESINLDAHQPLKSWSKETRDKGDYRPGSELVRLETKLPVGAYILKAAGGAMSVRDLILVTDTSLVLKTTGKQALVYFCSALDGAPIAEANVTLWENSYDYQNRMWISKKFAKPTNADGIAVFDMTRNHDNLQLFVSAIISDRQAFSLGNSYSYGRQDQPWRVYVFTDRPAYRPKEDAHWKLIARRYNGSVYSTPANQTLEFQITDARGAKVKEGKITLNTFGSAWGSLELTEAMPLGVYRVTFWDEGRRHQVGSANLFRLEEYKLPEFKVSVQTPEENGKKKSFRIGESVEVNIQADYYFGGPVSDASVEVLVHQNLFYHGWNPPHDFPWYYEDMTGRSQYYGGRQGQVIKRETIKTDASGKASLTFDTPRGDQQDYEYFIEARVTDASRREIEGSGTVRVTRQRYYVYPHAQHNLYRPQDKVTVDVKALDANEQPVEVEGTVKVTRDYWYEIWIDPTGKEVKGDELTIQRRKWPFFPPPPGSGGRSWRLKFRGYQHEDILKQTVKTDAEGKAELTFTPARDGYYQIAWSSRDKDGSPIKAQTTVWVCKDSTTELGYRHGGVEIIADKDTFQVGQRAPILLNVPTNNRYVLFSIEGDDLYSYQLVHVTGTAKLLEIPIEERHVPNIFLSATMVNEGEISLDTKQIVIPPVQQFLTVDVKADREQYQPREEGTLVVTTRTFDGKPIAAEVGLGLVDESVYYIQQDYAGDPRQFFYGTKRYNRIQNESTFNQKSFTKLVEGPDKELVDERQLAEDRLDKFKAEFGTGMGGGVGGGRLGGVIGGLVSKNGRMQAGDKVMVFESMGAASKVTNLVQLAEGALKTPSAAPPPPPPPPPGTPGVEPAVQVRTDFRATVFWQPDVVTDKDGKATVKVKFPDSLTAWKATARVESEANQFGIASSTTRTQQPLIVRLQAPRFFLVGDQVTISAVMNNNTDKPMTVTPSLDAQGLVVTGIVVKGSPVKGEQAPVQIPANGEARADWIVSVQKPGEAKLKVTGRGGAYADAMEKSFPIYEHGIEKFIAKSGKMRGDEITVKLDVPKDRKPESTVMTVQVAPSMAVTMLDALPYLIDYPYGCTEQTMSRFLPAVVVAKTLKDLGLRPELVMGKVFGGVEQEFAAQTHPRGSNDLQLLDDVTQQSLKRLYDFQHSDGGWGWWKDGDTDPFMTAYIVWGLTLARDAGIKLKPEVLDRGVDYLQKTLVEQENNYDLQAWMLHAVSTYYHSMKLSKIASPVSKAFDNLWKNRDPLNAYTRSLLALSANHLGYTDQAKTLIRNLENGVKIDTRPDLSIIQKGGQDSEKGVIPTAHWGEDGIYWRWSDGGVEATSFALRALLAIDPQNKLVEPVTNWLIKNRRGAQWNSTRDTAITILSLTDYLRSSGELHPEVEYELSVNGHMIATKQITPDDALTAPSQFPVDAKDLVDGANEIRIKRKSGNSPLYFSVQTRYFSLEEPIPAAGNEIFVRRQYYKLVGHPTLLKGYVYDRQPLNDGESVTSGDRVQTVLTIEAKNNYEYLVFEDLKPAGLEAVQVRSGEPIYAKELKAGALEEQSKVQGPKSKVGEGSSLQSESSYTGRSRWVYQELRDRKVALFIDKLPQGIWEIRYDLRAEAPGKFHALPTLGYAMYVPEIRTNGSEVRITVVDRKEESK is encoded by the coding sequence ATGAAACCCTTCACGACATTCGTTCTGCTGTTTGCGCTGACTCTTGGCCTGATTTCGCTCTACGCTCAGACCCCCGACTACGAAAAGCTGAAAAGTGACGCCGAATCCTCATACGCTGAGGGCTCATACGCGCGGGCCTATGAGCGCTATGTTCAGGCGAGTGCGTCATATCTCTCTTCGTCCCAGAAGCGATGGGTCGACTTCCGCCTGGCGGACACGCTATGGCGCTCGCAGGCGGCCACCCAAACCGCCGACACGACCAAGCTCGATCAAGCACGTCATCAACTTGAAGTGCTCGTGCGCGACATTCAACGCCCCGAGGATCGGGACTTGGTGTGGGCCGAAGTGCAGGAATCCCTGGGGGATTTCTGGTGGACTCGACCTAACCTATCCGACTGGGGACAGGCCTGGCCGCACTATCAGCAGGCGTTGGACTGGTGGGCAGGCTCCGCGGACATTGAGACCGCGCGAAATCGCTATCTGAAATTGGTCTGGAAAATGACACGGCCCTCCTTAGTCGGCCGTTACTATTCGTATGGCAATTACGGTCTAAACGTGCCCCTTGATGTCCTGGAAAATGCCCTCAAGATCGCCAAGACCGCGGATGACAAGGCTCAGGCGCACTATCTGCTGGCCATGACGCTTCGCTCGCAGGCCGCCGACACGAATCAGCGGCGCCGGATTCCTGAAGAATTTGAGGGGGCTATTCAAGCAGGAAGATCCAACGATTGGTATGACGATGCGCTGTTTCAATACGCCCAGTGGCTCGAAAACAACGGCCGCGTCGCAGTAGATGAAGAGGGCCAGGAAAGAAACGAACCAGACTATGTCCGAGCATTGGAATTGTACCGGCGGCTCGTCAGTGAATACCAGAAGGGCGAATCGCGTTACTTCGAGCCAGCGACGCAGCAGATTAAAAGTATCACGAACCCAAGTGTTGGCGTTTTTGTTTCAAATTTCTTCCTTCCCGGCTCAGAGATCCAGTTCAACCTGAACTGGCGCAATGTCAAAACGATTGAATTCAAACTTTATAAAGTGGATCTTACGCGCGATGTTGAGATGGTCAGCGGCCAGTGGGTCCGAGGATGGATTGAGTCGATCAACCTGGACGCGCATCAGCCCCTGAAATCATGGTCCAAAGAGACCCGGGACAAGGGAGACTATCGACCTGGCTCTGAGCTGGTCCGTCTGGAAACCAAACTCCCAGTGGGAGCTTACATTCTTAAGGCGGCAGGAGGGGCGATGAGTGTCCGCGACTTGATTCTAGTCACGGACACTTCCCTGGTGTTGAAGACGACCGGCAAGCAAGCGCTCGTCTATTTCTGCAGCGCACTCGACGGCGCTCCCATCGCGGAAGCCAACGTGACCCTGTGGGAAAACTCGTACGATTATCAAAACCGCATGTGGATCAGCAAGAAATTCGCTAAACCAACGAATGCCGATGGGATTGCGGTCTTTGATATGACGAGGAATCACGACAATCTCCAACTCTTCGTCAGCGCCATCATCAGTGACCGGCAGGCCTTCAGCCTGGGCAATTCCTATTCTTACGGGCGGCAGGACCAACCCTGGCGGGTCTATGTGTTTACCGACCGCCCTGCATACCGTCCCAAAGAAGATGCTCATTGGAAACTCATCGCACGCCGTTACAACGGCTCTGTCTATTCGACGCCCGCCAACCAAACCCTTGAATTCCAGATCACTGACGCCCGCGGGGCCAAGGTGAAGGAAGGCAAAATCACCCTCAATACCTTCGGGAGCGCCTGGGGATCGCTGGAGCTGACCGAGGCCATGCCTTTGGGCGTTTACCGTGTGACCTTCTGGGACGAAGGGCGAAGGCACCAGGTCGGATCGGCCAACCTGTTCCGGCTGGAGGAATATAAGCTCCCGGAATTCAAGGTCAGCGTCCAAACACCGGAAGAGAACGGGAAGAAGAAATCATTCCGTATCGGTGAGTCGGTCGAAGTCAACATCCAGGCGGATTATTACTTCGGCGGCCCGGTCAGCGATGCCTCGGTTGAAGTGCTCGTCCACCAGAACCTGTTTTACCACGGGTGGAATCCCCCCCACGATTTTCCCTGGTATTACGAGGATATGACCGGACGATCCCAGTACTATGGAGGCCGGCAAGGTCAGGTGATCAAGCGCGAGACCATCAAGACCGATGCCTCTGGCAAGGCCTCACTCACCTTTGACACACCGCGCGGGGACCAGCAGGATTATGAATATTTCATCGAAGCGCGCGTCACCGACGCCTCCCGCCGCGAAATCGAAGGTAGCGGCACGGTCCGCGTTACCCGGCAGCGGTACTACGTGTATCCCCATGCCCAACACAACCTCTATCGCCCGCAGGACAAAGTCACCGTCGATGTGAAGGCCCTCGACGCTAATGAGCAGCCAGTCGAGGTCGAAGGCACGGTGAAAGTTACGAGGGATTACTGGTACGAAATCTGGATTGATCCCACGGGAAAGGAAGTCAAAGGGGACGAGTTGACTATTCAGCGCCGGAAGTGGCCTTTCTTCCCTCCCCCGCCCGGCTCGGGCGGCAGGTCGTGGCGGCTGAAGTTTCGCGGCTACCAGCATGAGGACATCCTGAAACAGACTGTTAAGACAGATGCGGAGGGCAAGGCGGAACTCACGTTTACGCCAGCCCGCGACGGCTACTATCAGATCGCCTGGAGCAGCAGGGATAAAGACGGGTCTCCGATTAAGGCCCAAACCACGGTGTGGGTGTGCAAGGACTCGACCACGGAGCTCGGCTATCGCCACGGCGGGGTCGAGATCATTGCAGATAAAGATACCTTTCAGGTTGGACAGAGGGCGCCCATTCTGTTGAATGTGCCCACCAATAACCGCTATGTTCTTTTCAGTATTGAAGGAGATGATCTGTACAGCTACCAGTTGGTCCATGTGACCGGGACGGCAAAACTTCTCGAAATCCCCATCGAAGAAAGGCACGTGCCGAATATCTTCCTCAGCGCCACGATGGTGAATGAAGGAGAAATTTCTCTCGACACCAAACAGATCGTCATCCCGCCGGTGCAACAGTTTCTCACCGTCGACGTGAAGGCCGATCGCGAGCAGTACCAGCCGCGCGAGGAAGGCACCCTCGTCGTCACCACCCGGACTTTTGATGGGAAACCCATCGCTGCCGAGGTGGGGTTGGGGCTGGTCGATGAATCGGTTTACTACATTCAACAGGATTATGCGGGAGATCCGCGCCAGTTCTTCTACGGGACCAAACGATACAACCGTATTCAAAATGAAAGCACGTTTAACCAAAAAAGCTTTACGAAGCTGGTCGAAGGCCCCGACAAAGAACTGGTGGATGAGCGCCAGCTGGCGGAGGATAGACTCGACAAATTTAAAGCTGAATTCGGTACCGGGATGGGAGGCGGCGTTGGCGGTGGGAGGCTTGGCGGAGTCATTGGCGGGTTGGTTTCGAAGAATGGAAGGATGCAGGCCGGAGACAAAGTCATGGTCTTCGAATCCATGGGGGCTGCTTCTAAAGTTACAAACCTTGTCCAATTGGCTGAAGGGGCTCTAAAAACACCTTCTGCTGCGCCACCACCCCCACCGCCTCCCCCGCCTGGTACGCCCGGAGTGGAACCCGCCGTCCAAGTCCGGACTGATTTCCGGGCCACGGTCTTTTGGCAACCCGACGTGGTGACCGACAAAGATGGCAAGGCGACCGTCAAAGTGAAGTTCCCTGATTCCTTAACCGCCTGGAAGGCCACTGCGCGCGTCGAGAGCGAGGCGAACCAGTTCGGCATTGCCTCGTCGACGACTAGAACGCAGCAGCCCTTGATTGTGCGCTTGCAGGCACCTCGGTTCTTCCTTGTGGGTGATCAGGTCACCATCTCTGCTGTGATGAATAACAATACCGATAAACCTATGACGGTCACCCCATCTCTCGATGCCCAGGGCCTTGTCGTGACAGGCATCGTCGTCAAGGGTTCTCCCGTCAAGGGTGAGCAGGCACCGGTTCAAATTCCTGCCAACGGCGAGGCGAGGGCCGACTGGATTGTGTCCGTCCAAAAGCCCGGTGAAGCCAAGCTCAAAGTCACGGGACGCGGCGGGGCTTATGCCGATGCAATGGAAAAATCCTTCCCTATTTATGAGCACGGCATTGAGAAATTCATTGCGAAGTCCGGCAAGATGCGCGGGGATGAGATCACCGTCAAGCTCGACGTACCCAAAGACCGCAAACCGGAATCCACAGTGATGACCGTTCAGGTGGCCCCCAGCATGGCGGTTACCATGCTCGATGCCCTTCCCTACCTCATCGACTATCCGTACGGCTGTACGGAACAAACCATGAGCCGGTTCCTTCCCGCCGTGGTCGTGGCAAAGACCTTGAAGGATCTGGGACTGCGGCCTGAATTGGTCATGGGTAAAGTGTTCGGAGGGGTCGAGCAGGAATTTGCCGCACAGACTCACCCCCGCGGCTCGAATGACCTCCAGCTTCTGGATGACGTCACCCAGCAAAGCTTGAAGCGTCTCTATGATTTTCAGCACTCGGATGGCGGCTGGGGTTGGTGGAAGGACGGCGACACCGATCCATTTATGACCGCCTATATCGTGTGGGGCCTGACCCTCGCCCGCGACGCCGGCATTAAGTTAAAACCGGAGGTGCTGGATCGTGGCGTCGACTATTTGCAGAAAACCCTCGTCGAGCAGGAAAACAACTATGATCTCCAGGCGTGGATGCTGCATGCGGTATCGACCTACTATCATTCCATGAAACTCTCCAAGATCGCCTCTCCGGTTTCCAAGGCCTTCGACAATCTCTGGAAGAACCGCGACCCGCTCAACGCCTACACCCGGTCGTTGTTGGCCCTGAGCGCCAACCATCTGGGTTACACAGATCAAGCTAAAACGTTAATCCGCAACCTTGAGAATGGCGTCAAGATTGATACCCGGCCGGATCTTTCCATCATCCAAAAAGGCGGCCAGGACTCTGAAAAAGGCGTCATCCCCACGGCCCATTGGGGAGAGGATGGGATTTACTGGCGGTGGTCCGACGGGGGCGTCGAAGCCACCTCTTTCGCCTTGCGAGCGCTGCTGGCCATCGATCCGCAGAACAAGCTCGTGGAGCCGGTGACCAACTGGCTGATCAAGAATCGCAGGGGCGCGCAGTGGAATAGCACACGCGACACCGCCATCACGATTCTTTCACTCACCGATTATTTGAGATCCAGCGGGGAGCTGCATCCCGAAGTCGAATACGAGCTTTCCGTTAACGGTCACATGATCGCCACCAAACAAATCACCCCGGACGACGCCCTGACCGCCCCGTCTCAATTCCCGGTGGATGCAAAGGACCTTGTCGACGGGGCCAACGAAATTCGCATCAAGCGGAAGAGCGGAAACAGCCCCCTCTATTTTTCCGTTCAGACCCGCTATTTCAGCCTCGAAGAGCCCATTCCCGCCGCCGGCAACGAAATCTTTGTTCGCCGCCAATATTACAAACTGGTGGGACATCCCACGCTCTTGAAAGGCTATGTGTACGACCGGCAACCCCTCAATGACGGGGAATCGGTCACCAGCGGCGATCGGGTGCAGACCGTCCTAACCATTGAAGCGAAGAACAACTATGAGTATCTTGTCTTTGAAGACCTCAAGCCCGCGGGTCTGGAGGCCGTTCAAGTTCGAAGTGGGGAGCCGATATATGCGAAGGAGTTGAAGGCCGGCGCCCTAGAAGAACAGTCCAAAGTCCAAGGTCCAAAGTCCAAAGTCGGAGAGGGTTCATCTCTTCAATCTGAATCTTCTTATACCGGCCGGTCGCGCTGGGTGTATCAGGAGCTGCGCGATCGCAAGGTAGCACTGTTCATTGACAAGCTGCCCCAGGGGATCTGGGAGATCCGGTACGATTTGCGGGCAGAGGCGCCGGGAAAATTCCATGCCTTGCCGACGCTCGGGTACGCGATGTACGTACCCGAGATCCGGACCAATGGCAGCGAGGTCCGGATCACGGTCGTAGACCGAAAAGAAGAGAGCAAATGA
- a CDS encoding four helix bundle protein, translating to MKYKRFEGLPVWESAINLAKKAFLIFEVDHQKPYGDLRSQIERAALSVSNNIAEGFERGTTQELLTFLYVARGSAGEVRSMLCLMDRLAAFTHLKTEISDLTSLSESISRQLRASADSLQNSNIKGQRYLSSQSKQKFDRQREINSFMEELKRVQHQKV from the coding sequence ATGAAATACAAGCGGTTTGAAGGCCTACCCGTGTGGGAATCGGCAATTAATTTGGCCAAGAAGGCTTTCCTGATATTTGAAGTCGATCACCAGAAGCCGTATGGAGACTTGAGGAGCCAAATTGAGCGAGCGGCCCTGTCCGTTTCGAATAACATTGCAGAAGGATTCGAGCGAGGGACGACTCAGGAGCTTTTAACATTTCTTTATGTTGCCCGCGGCTCCGCTGGCGAGGTCCGGTCTATGCTCTGCTTAATGGACCGCCTTGCAGCCTTCACCCATCTCAAAACTGAAATCTCAGATCTCACATCGTTGTCGGAATCAATCTCAAGGCAGCTTCGTGCTTCTGCTGACAGTCTTCAAAACTCCAATATTAAGGGCCAACGGTATTTGTCATCCCAAAGCAAACAGAAGTTTGACCGCCAGCGCGAGATCAACTCCTTCATGGAGGAGCTCAAAAGGGTCCAACATCAAAAAGTTTGA
- a CDS encoding alpha/beta hydrolase, which produces MKQSERNRPPMETVVQFKNRDGKWLRGMIHWPDVKSIGPVPGVVFFHGFTGDRIESHWIFVKCARALQQAGMAALRFDFYGSGESEGTFRDMTLQGEIADAEDAVTFLRAQKGIATDRIGLAGLSLGGTVAASIASPVQARALVLWSAVAHTERLRRAIVRSGKAIPSAQGNLEYDAREVSTRFLEDMLKVNPLAALTAFKGPTLILQPGKDEVVPLSDAEEFLSSAGAAVKEKVIIGGANHTYTSITWENEVIQRTVAWFKRHLFGN; this is translated from the coding sequence ATGAAACAGAGCGAAAGGAACCGCCCTCCCATGGAAACCGTGGTGCAATTCAAGAATCGCGATGGAAAGTGGTTACGCGGAATGATTCATTGGCCCGATGTGAAGAGCATCGGACCTGTTCCCGGTGTCGTGTTCTTTCATGGATTCACGGGAGACCGTATCGAGTCTCACTGGATCTTTGTCAAGTGCGCCCGGGCCCTCCAACAGGCAGGCATGGCTGCCCTGCGGTTTGACTTTTACGGGTCGGGAGAATCCGAAGGAACATTCAGAGACATGACCTTGCAGGGCGAGATCGCTGATGCCGAGGACGCAGTGACGTTCCTTCGAGCGCAAAAAGGGATCGCCACTGACCGCATCGGGCTGGCCGGCCTCTCGCTCGGAGGGACCGTCGCCGCAAGCATAGCCAGCCCGGTGCAGGCCCGGGCGTTGGTCTTGTGGAGCGCGGTGGCTCACACGGAACGCCTTCGCAGGGCGATTGTGAGATCAGGGAAAGCGATCCCCAGCGCGCAGGGCAACTTGGAGTATGACGCCCGCGAGGTATCAACCCGGTTCCTTGAAGATATGCTCAAGGTCAATCCTCTCGCCGCCCTCACCGCCTTCAAAGGACCCACCCTCATCCTTCAGCCTGGAAAGGACGAGGTGGTTCCTCTCTCCGATGCGGAGGAATTTCTCAGTTCGGCAGGGGCAGCTGTCAAAGAAAAGGTCATTATTGGAGGCGCCAACCATACCTATACCTCGATTACTTGGGAGAACGAGGTCATTCAACGGACGGTGGCTTGGTTCAAGAGACATTTGTTTGGCAATTAG